The proteins below come from a single Drosophila busckii strain San Diego stock center, stock number 13000-0081.31 chromosome X, ASM1175060v1, whole genome shotgun sequence genomic window:
- the LOC108606794 gene encoding something about silencing protein 10 has product MDSEADDYEPTDSEQEYDEEEREILQDLRKERQKRVDKHKNQKQEILAFSDSEDEDDEQEDDDDDDDDVGKLMQDSDIEGAEDDDRDLPDTMDWGSNKRSYYNTDFVDPDYSSYNAQEEEMAKAEEEEAKRIQLRLAKQLNEADFQLDDMELPAEKLEQQNGASIRVTTDLTGLTKRERLQLLQKDSPEFMGLTKDFQHHLNEVQQLTNPVLDYVQNHNVPMVPALQFAEVYQNVMLTHCSNVAFYLLLKARRTSVKFHPVIKRLVQLKKLFDELTPRYENYIRPQLEALLERIQDGDTFTVLDVAQRKAKLKILNKYDENAGKEHEMGSDDDSENSDDDDDKEAAGEQLDEEDEDEEENSRRGITYQIAKNKGLTPHRKKELRNPRVKHRGKYRKALIRRKGAVRNVRTEGKRYGGEVSGIKSTVTKSVKFKT; this is encoded by the coding sequence atggACAGCGAGGCGGATGATTACGAGCCCACCGATTCCGAGCAGGAATACGATGAAGAAGAGCGTGAGATCTTGCAGGACTTACGCAAGGAGCGCCAAAAGCGTGttgacaaacataaaaatcaaaaacaggAGATTTTGGCATTCAGCGATAGCGAAGACGAGGATGATGAGCAggaggacgacgacgacgatgatgatgatgtgggCAAGCTAATGCAGGACAGCGACATTGAAGGCGCCGAAGATGATGACCGCGATCTGCCCGACACCATGGACTGGGGAAGCAACAAGAGGTCGTACTACAATACAGATTTTGTGGACCCCGATTACAGTAGCTACAATGCGCAGGAAGAGGAGATGGCCAAAGCAGAAGAGGAGGAAGCCAAGAGAATACAGTTACGTCTAGCCAAGCAGCTAAACGAAGCTGACTTCCAGCTGGACGATATGGAGTTGCCCGCTGAAAAGCTGGAGCAGCAAAATGGAGCCAGCATAAGGGTGACCACAGATCTGACAGGTTTAACTAAACGTGAACGGTTACAGCTACTGCAGAAGGATTCTCCTGAGTTTATGGGACTCACAAAGGACTTTCAGCACCACCTTAACGAGGTGCAACAGCTGACAAATCCCGTGTTGGACTATGTACAAAATCACAATGTGCCCATGGTGCCGGCATTGCAGTTTGCCGAAGTCTATCAGAATGTGATGCTAACACACTGCTCCAATGTGGCCTTCTACCTGCTGTTAAAGGCACGACGCACCAGCGTCAAATTCCATCCAGTGATCAAGCGCTTGGTGCAATTAAAGAAGCTGTTCGATGAGCTGACGCCGCGTTATGAAAACTATATACGTCCGCAGCTGGAGGCACTATTGGAGCGCATACAAGATGGTGATACATTCACTGTGCTTGATGTGGCGCAGCGCAAGGCCAAGCTGAAAATACTCAACAAATACGATGAGAATGCAGGAAAAGAGCATGAGATGGGCAGTGATGACGACAGTGAGAActctgatgatgatgacgacaaGGAGGCGGCCGGCGAGCAATTAGATGAAGAAGATGAGGACGAGGAGGAGAACTCGCGTCGCGGCATTACCTACCAGATAGCTAAGAACAAGGGCCTAACGCCACATCGCAAGAAGGAACTGCGCAATCCGCGTGTTAAGCACCGCGGCAAATATCGCAAGGCGCTTATACGCCGGAAGGGCGCCGTGCGCAATGTCCGCACTGAAGGTAAACGTTACGGTGGCGAAGTATCGGGCATTAAGTCCACTGTCACCAAGagcgttaaatttaaaacgtaA
- the LOC108606139 gene encoding thioredoxin-1: MSTVRSMNDFHKRMEEAENKIVLLDFYATWCGPCADMDKTVKSLARKYAGKVVVLKINVDKFEDLVDKYKVRCMPTFVFLKGNRRISSVTGADDEKLTHMMAKVVK, from the coding sequence atGTCGACTGTACGCAGCATGAATGACTTTCACAAACGCATGGAGGAGgccgaaaataaaattgtctTACTGGACTTTTATGCCACCTGGTGCGGACCGTGTGCTGATATGGATAAAACTGTTAAATCTTTGGCTCGCAAATACGCCGGCAAAGTAGTGGTACTCAAGATCAATGTGGACAAGTTCGAGGATCTCGTGGATAAGTACAAAGTACGCTGCATGCCGACATTTGTCTTTCTCAAGGGCAATCGGCGTATATCCTCCGTGACTGGTGCAGATGACGAAAAGTTGACACACATGATGGCCAAAGTTGTGAAATGA
- the LOC108604964 gene encoding RNA-binding protein 4F has protein sequence MESVTSSSDSESDINVVVNKEKDNTDTGGVKRKVAEPPTESESDSPPVPPVKKTRTHIWVEMETSDISEKEESRSPSVVSAYSISSEDDEEEENKDEEDDDDDEDDDDDNDDDENPMLVQEFEGILRLNKKTYKDYGNLCRIAFELNSFDKVTMAVRAYEKFATVPPKVWLPYLKMLKTLCHTAEEGKNFEAKCVQALSSYYDEDLAEFIIQYLLEHPIMEKRTYWANVLADYCLPRHDFVNKLRSKLLHLNQADKKSMEDLMNIYCCTWNCTQTELESIQAFREDFNEQLIKHELQSPWDQERFIQKVLSMNLEEHTRYVAAKHFFELMLHKYATKNSLWLNYIKHMQALADREDEELCNKVFVGYLRNKPIDIIKRGLRAQVSIELNHKYLSIMEQNKYPLDKVDAELDSHFRRLIGFMDLSTELKLDYLAYRVRHADFTNSAQVQSIRDTFRAAWNYLSHAYGDAADKNFEILQLWAQVEYSIVKDVNMGEKLWDEILGYAGAASKQQLWLTYAQMDTNFNGGMRTRNILRDALSAATEQQLLLTFYRRFERSYGDYESIAHCQQSCAAKRSSFMDRGHSERPTFRQRDPRTRSPQGARPHRDTPYPLATARAREPPKDNSKKEKPAGKQQTESKDAFLKYSKSKEPNKIFICNLHENCTKDELLEVFDKFGTIKDVRLINKQHKKTAIAYIEYELPEHADKAVSEGNGVSIADLKIQVAISNPPVRPQKKEPIAHSSKTALPLGQKRRIQTSLIPSQLRRAAANAKYDDGAAAPTNGGASTSSAAAATAAATSATAAETDTVSIDVDDNQAEASAPKKSNDDFLRTLRTAPFRRISALRYLPRCLTRGLRSSFLRCGVRPLFLAICVRSNISISSELQDMIMRFDDMLPIKNKEYNHVDAWLSTPEVLNLTAHLEPHQGSATQHNPFVETPNYEPNDEPQQQLSIERLTDDFLNVSDCNAAVPKYALSDMVFMIDKPKDAVPLGTEFPIKKLPETCGVDKIVKLFIVKVYSPFQFWFHDADEMPLLNNLTNDMMNFFYSIKKTRWQLTKFFLKPGYICAASYESSWRRARILRELVDDGHSAALVYFVDFGSCEQLSLKDLYFLDKSHAVLGPIALRGTITDVYPLGFHWPAKATRAFKDLVLQREMHGIVREIDKQERIVFLNLMYNSQLMEPNISKLLINDRMAGPSYNYDPKVRVKNYGRRVRYLRELLPTFDMLEAQLFPTPTSEAFEKEFDAIIFSSRFYYDYLPPKLANPFLYELQNALTAWLDKYKKNNQSWRRQMRAKKAEQAKKQRRST, from the exons ATGGAG TCTGTCACGAGCTCCTCTGATAGCGAAAGCGATATAAATGTAGTGGTGAATAAAGAAAAGGATAATACCGATACAGGTGGGGTGAAAAGGAAGGTTGCTGAACCACCCACTGAGAGCGAATCAGACTCGCCACCTGTACCACCTGTAAAAAAGACTCGTACCCATATCTGGGTCGAGATGGAAACTAGTGATATATCTGAGAAGGAAGAGTCGCGCTCGCCTAGCGTAGTGAGTGCATACAGCATCAGCAGTGAGGATGATGAAGAGGAGGAAAATAAGGATGaggaggatgatgatgatgacgaagacgatgatgatgataatgatgacgATGAAAACCCAATGCTAGTCCAAGAATTTGAAGGAATTCTAAGgcttaacaaaaaaacatacaaagaTTATGGAAATCTATGCCGAATTGCGTT CGAGCTAAATTCGTTTGATAAAGTAACGATGGCCGTACGAGCATACGAGAAGTTTGCCACAGTGCCACCAAAGGTTTGGTTGCCATATCTAAAGATGCTCAAAACTTTATGCCATACAGCTGAGGAGGGCAAAAACTTTGAAGCCAAATGCGTGCAGGCACTGAGCAGCTATTATG ATGAGGACCTTGCTGAATTTATAATCCAGTATCTATTAGAGCACCCTATTATGGAGAAGCGAACATATTGGGCCAACGTATTGGCAGATTATTGCTTGCCACGCCATGATTTTGTCAACAAGTTACGTTCTAAGTTGTTACACTTAAATCAGGCTGATAAAAAGTCAATGGAGGATTTAATGAATATCTACTGCTGCACTTGGAACTGCACCCAGACCGAGCTAGAGTCTATTCAAGCTTTTCGTGAGGATTTCAATGAACAGTTAATTAAACATGAACTGCAGAGCCCTTGGGACCAGGAACGTTTTATTCAAAAAGTACTTTCAATGAATTTGGAAGAACACACCCGTTATGTGGCGGCCAAGCATTTCTTTGAGCTGATGCTTCATAAGTATGCTACCAAGAACTCACTTTGgctaaattatattaagcacATGCAGGCGCTAGCGGATCGCGAAGATGAAGAGCTTTGTAACAAAGTGTTCGTGGGTTATTTGAGGAACAAGCCCATCGATATTATAAAACGTGGTTTGCGTGCACAGGTCTCTATCGAATTGAATCACAAGTATTTGTCGATAATggagcaaaataaatatccGCTGGATAAGGTTGACGCTGAGCTTGATAGTCATTTCCGCAGGCTTATTGGCTTTATGGACTTATCAACAGAGTTAAAGCTAGACTATCTAGCCTATCGTGTACGCCATGCTGACTTTACGAACAGTGCACAG GTCCAATCAATACGCGATACTTTTCGTGCTGCGTGGAACTATCTATCACATGCGTATGGCGATGCAGCAGATAAGAACTTTGAGATTTTGCAGCTCTGGGCACAAGTTGAATATTCCATAGTGAAAGATGTGAATATGGGCGAAAAACTTTGGGATGAAATACTCG GCTATGCTGGTGCTGCCTCCAAGCAACAGCTTTGGCTGACTTACGCTCAAATGGACACAAATTTCAATGGCGGTATGAGGACACGCAATATTTTACGCGATGCTCTCAGTGCAGCAACCGAACAGCAGTTGCTATTGACCTTTTATCGTCGCTTTGAGCGCTCATATGGAGACTATGAAAGCATTGCCCATTGCCAGCAAAGCTGCGCTGCAAAACGTTCGTCATTCATGGATCGTGGTCATAGTGAACGTCCTACATTCAGGCAACGTGACCCACGGACTCGTTCGCCACAAGGTGCTAGGCCACACCGCGATACACCATATCCATTGGCTACAGCACGCGCTCGTGAGCCCCCCAAAGACAACTCCAAGAAGGAGAAGCCTGCTGGAAAGCAGCAAACCGAGTCAAAAGACGCTTTCCTAAAATATTCAA aaAGCAAGGAACCAAATaagatatttatttgtaacttACACGAGAATTGCACCAAGGATGAGCTGTTAGAAGTATTCGACAAATTTGGCACCATTAAGGATGTGCGTCTTATTAACAAGCA GCATAAGAAAACTGCCATTGCTTACATAGAGTATGAATTACCTGAGCATGCCGATAAGGCTGTCAGCGAGGGCAATGGCGTATCTATAGCTGATCTGAAGATACAGGTGGCCATCTCAAATCCACCAGTAAGACCCCAAAAAAAAGAGCCAATTGCACACTCAAGCAAAACTGCTCTACCGCTTGGACAAAAGCGTCGCATACAAACATCCTTGATACCATCGCAGCTGCGCCGCGCGGCTGCCAATGCCAAGTATGATGAcggtgctgctgctcctaCTAATGGAGGCGCTAGTACAtcttcagcagctgcagcaactgctgctgcaacttcagcaactgctgctgaaaCTGATACGGTTAGTATAGATGTAGATGATAACCAAGCAGAAGCTAGTGCTCCTAAGAAGTCAAATGACGATTTTc TGCGGACATTGCGCACGGCGCCCTTCCGGCGTATAAGCGCCTTGCGATATTTGCCGCGGTGCTTAACACGCGGATTGCGCAGTTCCTTCTTGCGATGTGGCGTTAGGCCCTTGTTCTTAGCTATCTG TGTCCGCAGTAATATATCTATATCATCGGAGCTGCAAGATATGATCATGCGCTTCGACGATATGCTGCCCATAAAGAACAAGGAATACAATCATGTAGATGCTTGGCTATCGACTCCCGAAGTTCTGAACTTAACTGCGCACTTGGAGCCTCATCAAGGTTCAGCTACGCAACATAATCCCTTTGTCGAAACGCCAAATTACGAGCCAAACGatgagccgcagcagcagctgagcattGAACGTCTAACAGACGATTTTCTAAATGTTTCAGATTGCAATGCTGCTGTGCCAAAATATGCGttg tCAGATATGGTTTTTATGATTGACAAGCCAAAGGATGCAGTACCTTTAGGCACAGAATTTCCCATTAAGAAGCTTCCAGAAACGTGCGGAGTAGACAAGATCGTCAAGTTATTTATCGTCAAG GTTTATAGTCCGTTTCAGTTTTGGTTTCACGATGCAGACGAAATGCCTTTGCTTAATAACCTAACAAATGATATGATGAA CTTCTTCTATAGCATCAAAAAAACCCGTTGGCAATTGACCAAGTTTTTCCTTAAGCCCGGATACATCTGTGCAGCCAGCTATGAGAGCTCTTGGCGTCGTGCACGCATTTTGCGTGAGCTCGTTGACGATGGACACTCGGCGGCGctagtttattttgttgactTTGGCAGTTGCGAGCAGTTGTCTCTTAAAGATTTGTATTTCTTGGATAAAAGTCATGCCGTGCTTGGCCCAATAGCCTTGCGTGGCACGATCACTGATGTTTATCCTTTGGGCTTTCATTGGCCTGCAAAAGCAACGCGTGCATTTAAGGATTTGGTGCTGCAACGTGAGATGCATGGGATAGTAAGGGAAATAGATAAGCAAGAACGCATAGTGTTTCTTAATCTGATGTATAATAGCCAACTGATGGAGCCCAACATATCAAAGCTGCTTATCAATGATAGGATGGCGGGACCCAGCTACAACTATGATCCTAAAGTTCGTGTTAAAAATTATGGGCGACGCGTACGATACCTGCGCGAGCTTTTGCCGAC CTTTGACATGTTGGAAGCGCAGCTGTTTCCCACTCCCACATCGGAAGCTTTTGAGAAGGAGTTTGATGCGATAATTTTTTCGTCTAGATTTTACTATGACTATCTGCCACCTAAGCTAGCGAATCCTTTTCTTTATGAACTTCAAAATGCACTCACCGCTTGGCtggataaatataaaaaaaataatcagtCTTGGCGGCGACAAATGCGCGCTAAGAAGGCTGAACAAGCTAAGAAGCAAAGAAGAAGTACATAG
- the LOC108605680 gene encoding U1 small nuclear ribonucleoprotein A, whose product MDVRPNQTIYINNLNEKIKKEELKKSLYAIFSQFGQILDIVALKTLKMRGQAFVIFKEIGSASNALRTMQGFPFYDKPMRIAYSKCDSDIVAKLKGTYKERPKKVKPPKPAPGTDDKKDKKKKQISAENSNPNTQTEQPPNQILFLTNLPEETNEMMLSMLFNQFPGFKEVRLVPNRHDIAFVEFTTELQSNAAKEALQGFKITPTHAMKITFAKK is encoded by the exons ATGGATGTGCGCCCAAatcaaacaatatatataaacaatctTAATGAGAAAATCAAAAAGGAGGAGCTGAAGAAATCGCTCTATGCCATTTTCTCTCAGTTTGGTCAAATACTCGATATTGTGGCGCTGAAAACACTGAAAATGCGTGGACaggcatttgttatttttaaggAAATTGGCAGTGCTTCAAATGCGTTACGCACAATGCAAGGTTTTCCATTCTATGATAAGCCTATGCGCATTGCCTATTCCAAGTGCGATTCCGATATTGTGGCCAAACTGAAGGGAACATACAAGGAGCGGCCGAAGAAGGTGAAGCCGCCGAAGCCTGCACCGGGCACTGACGATAAAAA agacaaaaagaaaaagcagaTCAGCGCAGAAAATTCAAATCCAAATACACAGACCGAGCAGCCGCCAAATCAAATTCTATTCCTTACCAATTTGCCAGAGGAGACTAACGAAATGATGCTGTCAATGCTGTTCAATCAGTTTCCCGGCTTCAAGGAAGTGCGATTGGTACCAAATCGTCACGATATCGCCTTTGTCGAGTTCACCACAGAGCTGCAGAGTAATGCAGCCAAGGAGGCTCTACAAGGATTCAAGATTACGCCCACGCATGCGATGAAAATTACATTCGCCAAAAAATAG
- the LOC108605681 gene encoding thioredoxin-2, with protein MVHMVQSKEDFEEQLTNAGDKLIVIDFCANWCGPCKIIAPKLEELAIQYADRAVVLKVNVDENEEITNEYNITSMPTFVFIKSGEVLEVFVGGNSDKLVKSMEKYVGDVEASTDQPATEINAASEGADTEQATGPATSSQDMPATLNKGVLDN; from the coding sequence atGGTGCATATGGTTCAGAGTAAAGAGGACTTTGAAGAGCAGCTGACTAATGCCGGCGACAAGTTAATTGTCATTGATTTTTGCGCCAACTGGTGCGGTccatgcaaaataattgctcCTAAGCTAGAGGAACTGGCCATACAATATGCCGACCGTGCTGTTGTGCTCAAGGTGAATGTGGATGAGAATGAGGAGATCACCAATGAGTATAATATAACCAGCATGCCCACATTCGTTTTCATTAAAAGTGGCGAAGTGCTCGAAGTCTTTGTGGGCGGCAATTCCGACAAATTAGTTAAATCTATGGAGAAATATGTGGGCGATGTAGAGGCGTCAACGGATCAGCCGGCCACAGAGATTAATGCAGCATCGGAGGGCGCTGACACAGAGCAGGCTACAGGACCAGCGACCAGTTCTCAAGACATGCCAGCCACTTTAAACAAAGGTGTGCTGGATAACTAG
- the LOC108606793 gene encoding adenylate cyclase, terminal-differentiation specific, whose product MSYQIKRTPYFRRLFNNSRRNGQLQRLREEYERIQEFNDHTIELKMRQVRLKRLFREIEDMNESPSTSQGPRHLIAPPPPPLPPTIEAQQRRERLLALERARELGQEISRRNAEMAEQGGGFYFRNELRMTAKMRAVDEARREAQDRRQRAARRISYGNAQSRSNIERILQQRLRREAGASPYDSVFYPYTQSHSQAGQPEPEQYKRTMLQQRLRYGNSRSTNNMVRSQMIAANRAMHGIPNTDANRLIIEDEQHELRQQQQRACERQLGAPLQLARFAGSSSSDDGIATPVNETMHQPPQQQQQMQLQQQQQHHHQQQQNQPMLPSETDMQTAMAPPTDLNEREELPSTSQNALRAALDMSVPVRAMEQLLNANKTHLGNEHWQQSIMSAALPWQSILQSQPVHKLHSSQEELEQTMVTATGNTATLTDATNTISESTCQGVHAGASLLQEDLMQIMHLDDGDQCPAMYLMRRAFEN is encoded by the coding sequence ATGTCATATCAAATCAAGCGTACGCCGTACTTTCGACGCCTGTTCAACAATAGCAGGCGCAAcgggcagctgcagcgcctgcgCGAGGAATATGAGCGCATCCAGGAGTTCAATGACCATACGATTGAGCTGAAGATGCGCCAGGTGCGGCTGAAGCGACTTTTTCGCGAAATCGAGGATATGAATGAGTCGCCCAGCACCTCGCAGGGTCCGCGGCATCTCATagcgccgccaccgccgccattGCCACCGACCATTGAGGCGCAACAACGACGTGAACGcttgctggcgctggagcGCGCCCGCGAACTGGGTCAGGAGATCTCGCGTCGCAATGCTGAAATGGCCGAACAAGGCGGTGGCTTCTATTTTCGCAACGAGCTGCGCATGACCGCCAAGATGCGCGCTGTCGACGAGGCACGCCGGGAGGCGCAGGATCGTCGCCAGCGTGCCGCTCGTCGCATCAGCTACGGCAATGCACAGTCGCGCTCCAACATTGAGCGCATACTGCAGCAACGATTGCGACGCGAGGCTGGCGCTTCACCATACGATTCGGTCTTCTACCCTTACACACAGTCCCATTCGCAGGCTGGTCAGCCGGAGCCGGAGCAATACAAGCGTACcatgttgcagcagcgcctTAGGTATGGCAACTCGCGCTCCACGAACAACATGGTGCGCAGCCAGATGATTGCTGCTAACCGTGCCATGCATGGCATTCCCAACACGGATGCCAATCGCCTGATTATCGAGGATGAGCAGCATGAgctgcgacagcagcagcagcgcgcatGCGAGCGACAGCTTGGCGCGCCTCTGCAGCTGGCACGCTTCGCTGGCAGCTCGAGCAGCGATGACGGCATCGCCACGCCCGTCAATGAGACAATGCaccagccgccgcagcagcagcagcaaatgcagctacaacaacaacaacaacatcatcatcagcagcagcaaaaccaaCCAATGCTGCCATCGGAGACGGATATGCAAACAGCAATGGCGCCGCCAACGGATCTCAATGAGCGCGAGGAGCTGCCCAGCACCAGTCAGAACGCGCTGCGCGCAGCTCTGGACATGAGTGTACCGGTAAGGGCTatggagcagctgctcaatGCGAATAAAACGCATCTGGGCAATGAGCACTGGCAACAGTCAATTATGTCAGCGGCGCTGCCTTGGCAAAGCATCCTGCAGAGCCAACCCGTCCACAAGCTGCACAGCAGTCAGGAGGAACTGGAACAGACCATGGTGACCGCAACGGGGAATACAGCCACTTTGACGGATGCCACAAATACCATATCCGAGTCGACGTGTCAGGGCGTACATGCTGGCGCTTCGCTACTGCAGGAGGATCTCATGCAAATCATGCATCTGGACGATGGTGATCAGTGTCCCGCGATGTATCTAATGCGGCGCGCCTTTGAAAACTGA
- the LOC108605602 gene encoding DNA replication licensing factor Mcm3, with protein sequence MAHDAEQYIKDIQREYLDFLDDEEDQGIYAGHVKDMIAEKSKRLVVNINDLKRKNAQRAMGLLSNASDEQLAFGRALKEYVSTVDPSYAKHHEDFFVGFEGCFGNRHVTPRSLTSIYLGNLVCVEGIVTKVSLIHPKVVRSVHYCPTTKKVLERKYTDLTSFEAVPSSAVYPTKDEDGNLLETEFGLSVYKDHQTLTIQEMPEKAPAGQLPRSVDIVCDDDLVDRCKPGDRVQIVGNYRCLPGKHGGYTSGTFRTVLLANNISLLSKESNLDISREDIMLCKKLAKNNDIFELLSKSLAPSIHGHTYVKQAILCLLLGGVEKVLPNGTRLRGDINILLIGDPSVAKSQLLRYVLNTAPRAIPTTGRGSSGVGLTAAVTTDQETGERRLEAGAMVLADRGVVCIDEFDKMSDIDRTAIHEVMEQGRVTISKAGIHASLNARCSVLAAANPVYGRYDQYKTPMENIGLQDSLLSRFDLLFVMLDVIDSDVDQMISDHVVRMHRYRNPKEADGEPLSMGSSYADSLAFVSNTEQKKETELYEKYDALLHGKSRKRHEKILSVDFMRKYIHIAKCMKPKLTEQACEAIANEYSRLRSQEAVESDVARTQPITARTLETLIRLSTAHARARMSKTVTIDDAHAAIELVQYAYFKKVLEKERGSKRRRAGGSSDEEETNEANAAEASPTRRSKRTRTDPTETAGYDSDEDIEPPQPDAGDLTRRETRRSLPARGEQLTESTSQSSSEATSATPNAPATITDDRLGAFKNGLQRLFRDAREQSLPLARITSAINSNNPEPFAATEIDAAMHRMTEDNQIMLADDIVFLI encoded by the exons atgGCACACGACGCGGAACAGTACATCAAGGATATACAGCGTGAATATCTGGACTTCCTTGACGATGAGGAAGACCAGGGCATTTATGCTGGTCATGTTAAAGACATGATAGCTGAGAAAAGCAAGCGTCTAGTGGTCAACATCAACGATTTGAAACGCAAAAATGCTCAGCGCGCCATGGGGCTCCTCAGTAATGCATCCGATGAGCAGCTGGCATTTGGGCGCGCACTTAAAGAATATGTATCTACGGTAGATCCCAGCTATGCCAAGCACCACGAGGACTTCTTTGTGGGCTTCGAAGGCTGCTTTGGCAATCGTCATGTAACGCCGCGATCCCTAACATCGATCTATCTGGGTAATCTGGTGTGCGTGGAGGGCATTGTAACCAAAGTTTCGCTAATACATCCGAAGGTAGTGCGCAGTGTGCATTATTGTCCCACCACAAAGAAGGTACTAGAGCGCAAATATACTGATCTAACTTCGTTTGAGGCAGTGCCCTCCAGCGCTGTATATCCCACAAAAGACGAAGATGGCAATCTGCTGGAAACAGAGTTTGGTTTGTCTGTCTACAAGGATCATCAAACGCTGACCATACAGGAAATGCCAGAAAAGGCGCCCGCGGGCCAGCTGCCACGTTCTGTGGACATAGTATGTGATGATGATCTGGTCGATCGTTGCAAGCCCGGTGATCGTGTACAGATAGTGGGCAATTATCGTTGCCTCCCCGGCAAGCATGGCGGCTACACTTCCGGCACCTTTCGCACCGTACTCCTAGCCAACAACATCTCGCTGCTGAGCAAGGAAAGCAATCTGGACATTTCACGCGAGGATATTATGCTCTGCAAGAAACTGGCCAAGAACAACGATATCTTTGAGCTGCTCAGCAAAAGCCTGGCGCCCTCCATACATGGACATACCTATGTGAAGCAGGCCATACTCTGTCTGCTGTTGGGCGGCGTCGAGAAGGTGCTGCCCAATGGCACACGCCTCCGTGGCGACATCAATATACTGCTCATTGGCGATCCATCGGTGGCCaagtcgcagctgctgcgctatgTGCTCAATACGGCTCCACGCGCTATACCGACCACAGGACGTGGCTCCAGCGGCGTAGGTCTTACAGCTGCCGTGACCACAGATCAGGAGACAGGCGAGCGACGTCTCGAGGCGGGCGCTATGGTCTTGGCCGATCGCGGTGTCGTGTGCATTGATGAGTTCGATAAGATGAGCGATATTGATCGCACAGCTATACATGAGGTTATGGAGCAGGGACGCGTTACCATCTCCAAGGCTGGCATACATGCCTCACTTAATGCACGTTGCTCAGTGCTGGCCGCTGCCAATCCTGTATATGGACGT TACGATCAATATAAGACGCCCATGGAGAACATTGGATTGCAGGATTCGCTGCTCTCACGTTTCGACTTGCTGTTTGTCATGCTGGATGTTATAGACAGCGATGTGGATCAAATGATTTCAGATCATGTGGTACGCATGCATCGTTATCGCAATCCTAAGGAGGCCGATGGTGAGCCGCTCTCCATGGGCAGCTCCTATGCGGATTCGCTGGCGTTTGTGTCGAACACGGAACAG AAAAAGGAAACGGAGCTGTACGAGAAATATGACGCTTTGTTGCATGGCAAATCGCGCAAGCGTCACGAGAAGATCTTGTCGGTGGACTTCATGCGCAAGTATATACACATAGCCAAGTGCATGAAACCCAAGCTGACGGAGCAGGCCTGCGAGGCCATTGCCAATGAATACTCGCGTCTGCGCAGCCAGGAAGCCGTCGAATCGGATGTGGCACGCACACAGCCCATAACGGCACGTACGCTGGAGACGCTTATACGTTTGTCCACCGCGCATGCGCGTGCACGCATGTCCAAGACGGTGACCATTGATGATGCGCATGCGGCCATAGAGCTTGTGCAGTATGCCTACTTCAAGAAGGTGCTGGAGAAGGAGCGTGGCAGCAAGCGACGTCGTGCAGGCGGCTCTTCGGACGAGGAAGAGACCAACGAGGCCAATGCTGCTGAAGCATCACCCACGCGTCGTAGCAAGCGCACTCGCACCGATCCCACCGAAACTGCTGGCTATGACAGCGATGAGGACATTGAACCGCCACAGCCCGATGCGGGCGATTTAACACGCCGCGAAACGCGTCGCTCGCTGCCGGCGCGTGGTGAACAGCTCACCGAATCGACTAGCCAGAGCAGCTCGGAGGCTACCAGTGCTACTCCCAATGCACCAGCTACCATTACTGATGACCGCCTGGGCGCCTTCAAGAATGGTCTGCAGCGTCTCTTCCGCGATGCCCGCGAGCAGAGCCTGCCACTGGCTCGCATCACTTCGgccatcaacagcaacaaccctGAGCCGTTTGCTGCCACCGAAATCGATGCTGCCATGCATCGCATGACCGAGGATAATCAGATCATGCTTGCCGATGACATTGTATTTCTAATTTAA